A stretch of the Myxosarcina sp. GI1 genome encodes the following:
- the gloA gene encoding lactoylglutathione lyase: MRMLHTMLRVGNLEESIKFYCDVLGMKLLRQKDYPGGEFTLAFVGYGDESDHTAIELTYNWGKEEYDLGDAYGHIALGVDDIYGTCEKIKALGGKVSREPGPMKHGTTVIAFVEDPNGYKIELIQLGTQGSAKKEELAEQSA, translated from the coding sequence ATGAGAATGCTACACACGATGCTCAGAGTTGGCAATCTAGAAGAATCAATTAAGTTTTATTGCGATGTTTTAGGGATGAAACTACTACGCCAAAAAGACTATCCAGGTGGTGAATTTACCCTGGCTTTTGTCGGTTATGGCGACGAATCAGACCACACGGCTATCGAACTTACTTATAACTGGGGCAAAGAAGAATACGATCTCGGTGATGCTTATGGACACATCGCTCTAGGAGTAGACGACATTTACGGCACTTGCGAAAAAATTAAAGCTCTTGGCGGTAAAGTCAGCCGCGAACCAGGTCCAATGAAACACGGCACCACCGTAATTGCTTTTGTAGAAGATCCTAATGGTTACAAAATCGAGTTGATTCAGCTAGGAACTCAAGGTTCGGCGAAAAAAGAAGAACTAGCGGAACAAAGTGCGTAA
- a CDS encoding Uma2 family endonuclease yields MNTVVLNLEPIARLTDEQFYQLCIANRDLSLEMSAEGELIVVPPVVGEIGNREAELITDLNIWNRQTKLGKVFSSSTIFILPNGAKRSPDAAWVKLARWEALTSKQRKKFPPLVPDFAIELRSESDRLTTLREKMAEYINNGLRLGWLINLQDAEVEIYRQGQAVEIISMPAIINGEDVVPGFELQV; encoded by the coding sequence ATGAATACTGTAGTGCTGAACCTAGAACCAATTGCACGTTTGACCGACGAACAGTTTTACCAGTTGTGTATTGCCAATCGCGATTTGAGTTTGGAAATGAGTGCCGAGGGAGAACTAATCGTCGTTCCACCAGTGGTAGGAGAGATCGGCAATCGCGAAGCAGAGCTAATTACAGATTTAAATATTTGGAATCGTCAGACCAAATTGGGTAAGGTATTTAGTTCTTCGACTATTTTTATTCTTCCTAACGGTGCTAAACGTTCTCCCGATGCTGCCTGGGTAAAATTGGCACGCTGGGAAGCGTTAACTTCAAAACAGCGCAAAAAATTTCCTCCACTCGTTCCCGATTTTGCGATCGAATTGCGTTCCGAGTCAGATAGACTGACAACATTAAGAGAAAAGATGGCGGAGTACATCAATAATGGTTTGCGTTTGGGTTGGCTAATTAATCTTCAAGATGCCGAAGTGGAAATATACCGACAAGGACAAGCTGTTGAGATAATATCGATGCCAGCAATTATTAATGGAGAAGACGTTGTACCTGGTTTTGAGCTACAGGTATAG
- the stpA gene encoding glucosylglycerol 3-phosphatase — MTVANTSLDRLTLSLEHEALVNLLAQQENILIIQDLDGVCMGLVKDPLTRVVDARYLEATTAFEGHFFVLTNGEHIGKRGVNRIVEKTLENSEIAKQQGLYLPGLAAGGVQWQDRYGNVTHPGVSEAEMSFLDKVPQKLTTQLKQVLSDEAYGLEPSYIETWVEAAVLDNPVSPTANINVFYEGLSAENYRRFQQEVRDIVEELLQEAQRQGLSDSFFIHYAPNLGRDAAGKELIRWAKDEDSGTTDFQFMLRGGIKEAGVLSILNRYYYSRTGNYPLGKDFNSRQAPQQHLELLKVVTENFEPQIMPTIVGVGDTVTSVAEEVDGELTFGRGGSDRGFLELVQAIGREFDTGNVIVYVDSSGGEVKNRKPLKLQSEPELKVIEGPGDKRDTEDPLTLNVVFPEGHRQYIDVFAKAAQQRVGNG; from the coding sequence ATGACTGTTGCCAACACTTCCTTAGATCGGCTTACATTATCTTTAGAACACGAAGCTTTAGTTAATTTACTCGCCCAACAAGAAAATATTTTAATTATTCAAGACCTCGACGGCGTGTGTATGGGTTTGGTAAAAGACCCTTTGACTAGAGTTGTCGATGCAAGATATTTAGAAGCAACCACTGCCTTTGAGGGGCATTTTTTTGTACTAACTAACGGCGAACATATCGGCAAAAGAGGCGTAAATCGCATTGTCGAGAAAACCTTAGAAAATTCAGAAATAGCAAAACAACAGGGTTTGTATTTACCTGGTTTGGCTGCTGGTGGCGTACAGTGGCAAGACCGCTACGGCAATGTAACTCATCCAGGGGTCAGTGAGGCGGAAATGAGCTTTTTGGATAAAGTTCCCCAAAAGCTTACTACTCAGTTAAAACAAGTACTTTCCGATGAAGCCTATGGTTTAGAACCCAGCTACATTGAAACCTGGGTAGAGGCGGCGGTATTAGATAATCCAGTATCCCCTACAGCGAATATCAATGTTTTTTATGAGGGTCTATCGGCGGAAAATTACCGTCGTTTTCAACAAGAAGTACGAGATATAGTTGAAGAACTGCTGCAAGAAGCACAACGGCAGGGTTTGTCAGATTCTTTTTTTATTCATTATGCTCCCAATTTGGGTAGAGACGCAGCAGGGAAAGAACTAATTCGTTGGGCAAAAGATGAAGATTCGGGAACCACAGATTTTCAGTTTATGCTGCGCGGTGGCATCAAAGAGGCAGGTGTACTATCAATCTTGAACCGCTACTATTATTCACGGACTGGTAATTATCCTCTGGGTAAAGATTTTAACTCCCGACAAGCCCCCCAACAGCATTTAGAATTACTCAAAGTCGTTACCGAAAACTTCGAGCCGCAAATTATGCCTACTATAGTCGGCGTGGGTGATACGGTAACTAGCGTCGCCGAAGAAGTAGACGGCGAACTAACATTCGGTCGGGGTGGCAGCGATCGCGGCTTTTTAGAGTTGGTTCAGGCGATCGGTCGCGAATTCGATACGGGTAATGTTATCGTCTATGTCGATAGTAGTGGTGGTGAGGTTAAAAACCGCAAACCGTTAAAGCTGCAAAGCGAACCAGAGTTAAAAGTCATTGAAGGTCCTGGGGATAAGCGCGATACAGAAGATCCGCTCACTCTCAATGTAGTTTTCCCAGAAGGGCATAGACAATATATTGATGTTTTTGCCAAAGCAGCACAGCAGAGAGTAGGTAATGGGTAG
- a CDS encoding methylmalonic aciduria and homocystinuria type D protein, whose amino-acid sequence MGGLTSQPYLNLIAPTDTAVEIYLDRPSQFIIDNQKQLLPTWDKPVTQVILVLQQSRLSLEHNTEAVAREKDRLREQFFRFGCSLVFGLRDRNLLSDLCDPRSGYPVISREGEITLSDAALVKALLGFEVIDYNDCSLIIHPQWGSAMYPSTILTSAGLDELKPVLDKAIALLGWTSK is encoded by the coding sequence ATGGGTGGCTTGACATCTCAACCATATTTGAATTTAATCGCGCCGACTGATACGGCGGTTGAAATCTATCTCGATCGCCCCAGTCAGTTTATTATCGATAATCAAAAGCAGCTTTTACCAACTTGGGATAAACCTGTTACTCAGGTAATTTTAGTTTTGCAACAGTCCCGTTTATCTCTGGAACATAATACCGAAGCAGTGGCGCGAGAAAAAGACAGGTTAAGAGAACAGTTTTTTCGCTTTGGCTGTAGTTTGGTGTTTGGCTTGCGCGATCGCAATTTACTTAGCGATTTGTGCGATCCGCGTAGTGGCTACCCAGTTATTTCTCGCGAAGGAGAAATTACCCTTAGTGATGCGGCTTTGGTCAAGGCTTTATTGGGGTTTGAGGTCATCGATTATAATGATTGTTCTTTAATTATTCATCCTCAATGGGGCAGTGCCATGTATCCCTCAACTATTTTGACCTCTGCTGGCTTGGACGAGCTTAAACCCGTTTTGGATAAAGCGATCGCTTTATTGGGATGGACTAGTAAATAG
- a CDS encoding cytochrome c biogenesis protein has product MKLLKFIIGLVLGIGIFLTPFSQFQATPLEPLKDLAVQLDGRKKPLDTVARETVIQIHGRNSYQTKDGEKLDYLQTYLSLWFNNRDWNEEPFILFNYRPLKADLGLDPDKKYFTFAELMRSPLSSTILTARQKQAEDIDLTRDEREALTIEDRLALTIATVGNDRLPLVPHPTSIKGKWLGINEAETYYDTDRASTVRQVYEDLKQAYRDRPTAEISLGNAASQLRDKLASLSTQVYPQTATLQREVRFYRLHAFGKAWILYGLAFVAMLIVLWFKSLDLYWGAIGIFSAGLLIHAYGFLERMQIAGRPPVTNMYESVIWVSFGIGAIAVIFELIYRAKYYLLAAAPLSVLCLVLADSLPAVLDPTIEPLVPVLRDNFWLSVHVPTITLSYASFALAFGLGHILLGHYLFVPQAAARIRSLSKWNYGVLQAGVLLLTTGIILGGIWAHFSWGRFWGWDPKETWALIALMCYVVPLHGRLVGWLADFGMAVTSVVAFNAVLMAWYGVNFVLGTGLHSYGFGTGGSELIVASLVGLDLVFVLVTAAKYKGWFIASEETNKETGDRQTPSLTKTK; this is encoded by the coding sequence ATGAAACTACTTAAATTTATTATCGGACTGGTTTTAGGAATTGGAATATTTCTAACTCCCTTTAGTCAATTTCAAGCTACACCTCTAGAACCGTTAAAAGACCTTGCCGTACAGCTAGACGGCAGAAAAAAACCTTTAGATACGGTAGCTAGAGAAACCGTAATTCAAATTCACGGTAGAAACAGCTATCAAACCAAAGACGGAGAAAAATTAGACTATTTACAAACTTACTTGTCTTTATGGTTTAATAACCGCGACTGGAACGAAGAACCGTTTATTTTGTTTAACTATCGTCCCTTAAAAGCAGATTTGGGATTAGACCCCGATAAAAAATATTTTACTTTTGCCGAACTAATGCGATCGCCTTTAAGTTCGACAATTCTTACCGCCAGACAAAAACAGGCAGAAGATATCGATCTAACCAGAGATGAACGGGAAGCTCTAACTATTGAAGATCGCTTGGCTTTGACTATTGCGACGGTAGGCAACGATCGCCTGCCTTTGGTTCCCCATCCTACAAGTATCAAGGGTAAATGGTTGGGAATTAACGAAGCAGAAACCTACTACGATACCGATCGCGCCTCAACAGTTCGACAAGTCTATGAAGATCTCAAACAAGCCTATCGCGATCGCCCGACAGCAGAAATTAGTTTGGGCAATGCTGCCAGCCAGCTACGAGACAAACTAGCTTCTTTAAGTACCCAGGTATATCCCCAAACAGCTACTTTACAAAGAGAAGTCAGGTTCTATCGCCTTCATGCCTTTGGCAAAGCCTGGATACTATATGGCTTGGCTTTTGTAGCTATGCTGATAGTTTTATGGTTTAAATCTCTAGATCTTTACTGGGGTGCGATCGGAATTTTTAGTGCGGGACTGTTAATTCATGCCTACGGCTTTTTAGAAAGAATGCAAATTGCGGGTAGACCCCCCGTAACCAATATGTACGAGTCGGTTATCTGGGTTAGTTTTGGTATTGGCGCGATCGCCGTAATCTTTGAGTTAATCTATCGAGCCAAATATTACCTTTTAGCCGCTGCACCACTGTCGGTATTGTGTTTGGTTCTAGCAGATAGTTTGCCTGCGGTACTCGATCCTACTATCGAACCTCTCGTACCAGTACTGCGAGATAACTTCTGGTTGAGCGTACACGTACCTACTATTACTCTCAGTTACGCCAGTTTCGCCCTGGCATTTGGTTTAGGTCATATTCTGTTAGGACATTATTTATTTGTGCCTCAAGCTGCCGCTAGAATTCGCAGCCTATCTAAATGGAACTATGGCGTACTGCAAGCAGGAGTTTTATTACTAACAACAGGCATTATTTTAGGTGGTATTTGGGCGCATTTTTCCTGGGGACGGTTTTGGGGTTGGGACCCGAAAGAAACCTGGGCATTGATTGCTTTAATGTGTTACGTCGTCCCCTTACACGGTCGTCTAGTCGGTTGGCTAGCAGATTTTGGCATGGCTGTTACTAGCGTGGTTGCTTTCAACGCCGTCCTGATGGCGTGGTATGGAGTTAATTTTGTTCTCGGTACTGGTTTGCACAGCTACGGCTTTGGTACTGGTGGTTCTGAATTAATTGTCGCCAGCTTAGTCGGTTTGGACTTGGTATTTGTATTAGTAACCGCAGCTAAATATAAAGGTTGGTTTATAGCGAGTGAGGAAACTAATAAAGAAACAGGCGATCGCCAAACACCTTCTTTAACTAAAACCAAATAA
- a CDS encoding calcium-binding protein, which produces MSDIEIDEVREERITMEAVVDAYDEVERAMGWYYYLEDRLNFPFQAKWISNKRDKGTEVTVVEMSPEDDCLGQMLVEVSYQEGELEDIFTARLGDIKPIDGDATTREAIADWHYWLTRGYEF; this is translated from the coding sequence ATGTCTGATATCGAAATAGATGAAGTTCGCGAAGAAAGAATCACTATGGAAGCTGTAGTCGATGCTTATGACGAAGTAGAAAGAGCGATGGGTTGGTACTACTATTTGGAGGATAGACTCAACTTTCCTTTTCAGGCTAAGTGGATAAGTAACAAACGAGATAAAGGAACAGAAGTTACGGTAGTCGAAATGTCACCAGAAGATGATTGCTTGGGACAGATGTTGGTTGAAGTTAGCTACCAAGAAGGCGAACTAGAAGATATTTTCACTGCACGTCTTGGAGACATAAAGCCTATTGATGGGGATGCTACAACCAGAGAAGCGATCGCCGATTGGCATTATTGGTTAACGAGAGGATATGAGTTCTGA
- a CDS encoding cytochrome c biogenesis protein ResB, whose product MLERVWRFIGSVKLAVPLLSAIVGILIWATFYESQVGSTTVQQEIYKSPWFGGLMFLLAINLGISALNRYPWRGARKIGFALTHLGLIVIIAGSAAVIHLGTEGMLLVRTDRPASDRLRIEGNLIEVMSADGEIKQSSIFVRQDGTVNPSKFAGLELAGYTENAVQTVDFVDSATVDNPAVKLSLKSDRMGQTITRSLAVAPTAYSQLTLGIAELEIVEADSQPELQQLLSPPQEKAHPWGTIEVATATNSKTIDVLETKSQPAKIKDLQIKVLDFFPDFRLDKNNFPTTASQQFNNPAVLLEVASKSGIERWFVFGKADLPPVHTLVEGDNIENLQLAYQVQPPEAEDYFKIIVNENNQLYYAAKSSHGFKSDSLAVGKSVTPGWADFQITLEEFIPHAQIHRQVVPVEDRQLQGSPALLIKTQSQNEAWLPWGEPTTINDPDGEIFAAFTPKLIQIPFGIKLEDFIVDRNEGSDSVAMWTSKIRIEDKANGVVEQRKVWMNHPTWYRGWKIAQASWNPGDLQQSTLQVKREPAWVTALTWIGSALVVLGIAVMFYAPALTRKLRSRSKEEKLETATETTNDNETKELTGVS is encoded by the coding sequence ATGTTAGAGCGAGTTTGGCGATTTATTGGTTCGGTAAAACTAGCAGTACCTTTATTAAGTGCAATTGTCGGGATTCTTATTTGGGCGACTTTTTATGAATCTCAGGTAGGTTCAACTACCGTACAGCAAGAAATTTATAAAAGTCCCTGGTTTGGGGGACTAATGTTTTTGCTGGCAATAAACTTAGGAATTTCGGCATTAAACCGCTATCCCTGGCGCGGTGCGAGAAAAATTGGTTTTGCTCTTACCCACTTGGGTTTGATTGTCATCATTGCAGGTTCGGCAGCAGTGATTCATTTAGGAACGGAAGGAATGTTGCTGGTAAGAACCGATCGCCCTGCGAGCGATCGCCTGAGAATAGAAGGTAATTTAATTGAAGTTATGTCTGCCGATGGTGAGATTAAGCAAAGCAGTATTTTTGTCAGACAAGACGGCACCGTAAACCCCAGTAAGTTTGCAGGTTTAGAACTAGCAGGCTATACAGAAAATGCCGTACAAACGGTTGATTTTGTTGACAGCGCGACGGTAGATAATCCTGCTGTTAAATTGAGTTTAAAGAGCGATCGCATGGGACAAACCATAACCCGTTCCTTAGCAGTTGCACCTACGGCATATAGTCAGCTTACTTTAGGAATAGCCGAACTAGAAATTGTTGAAGCCGATAGTCAACCCGAACTCCAGCAGTTATTATCGCCACCACAAGAGAAAGCTCATCCCTGGGGAACGATTGAAGTAGCCACAGCAACCAACAGTAAAACTATAGATGTTCTAGAAACCAAATCTCAGCCAGCAAAAATTAAAGACTTACAAATAAAAGTTTTAGACTTCTTTCCCGACTTCCGCTTAGATAAAAATAATTTTCCTACTACCGCCTCGCAACAGTTTAATAATCCTGCGGTTTTATTAGAAGTAGCTTCAAAAAGTGGAATAGAACGCTGGTTTGTATTTGGTAAAGCCGATCTACCCCCCGTTCATACTTTGGTAGAGGGAGACAACATCGAAAATTTACAGCTTGCCTATCAAGTACAGCCCCCAGAAGCCGAAGATTACTTTAAAATTATAGTCAACGAAAACAACCAACTTTACTATGCAGCCAAATCTTCTCATGGCTTTAAATCTGATAGTTTAGCAGTCGGCAAGTCTGTAACTCCTGGTTGGGCAGATTTTCAAATTACTTTAGAAGAATTTATTCCTCACGCTCAAATTCACCGCCAAGTCGTTCCAGTAGAAGATCGCCAACTACAGGGATCGCCAGCACTACTTATTAAAACGCAATCGCAAAACGAAGCTTGGTTGCCCTGGGGAGAACCCACTACTATTAACGATCCAGATGGTGAAATTTTTGCAGCATTTACTCCCAAGCTGATACAAATTCCTTTTGGTATTAAACTGGAAGACTTTATTGTCGATCGCAATGAAGGTTCCGATTCTGTGGCAATGTGGACGAGTAAAATTCGTATCGAAGATAAAGCCAATGGAGTAGTAGAACAACGCAAAGTATGGATGAACCATCCTACCTGGTATCGCGGTTGGAAAATTGCTCAAGCTTCTTGGAATCCTGGGGATTTACAACAGTCTACCCTGCAAGTAAAGCGGGAACCAGCCTGGGTAACAGCTTTAACCTGGATTGGTTCGGCTTTAGTGGTGTTGGGCATTGCCGTAATGTTCTACGCACCAGCTTTAACTCGTAAGTTGCGATCGAGATCTAAAGAAGAAAAACTAGAAACGGCGACAGAAACTACTAATGACAACGAAACTAAAGAATTAACGGGTGTATCGTAA